One Oryza brachyantha chromosome 3, ObraRS2, whole genome shotgun sequence DNA segment encodes these proteins:
- the LOC102717602 gene encoding protein DETOXIFICATION 40-like codes for MAGDGSDGGGAAGHAHVHGASGRLESILSDTSTPLARRAWAATAIELGLLTRIAAPAVVMYMINYLMSMSTQIFSGHLGNLELAAASLGNNGIQMFAYGLMLGMGSAVETLCGQAFGAHKYDMLGVYLQRSAVLLTLTGVPLAVVYAFSEPLLVFMGQSPAIARASAIFVYGLIPQIFAYAINFPIQKFMQAQSIVLPSAYISAATLALHVLLSWLVVYKVGLGLVGASLVLSVSWWVIVAAQFAYIVASPTCRHTWTGFTSQAFAGLWDFLKLSAASAVMLCLESWYLQVLVLIAGLLPNPELALDALSVCMTISGWVFMISVGFNAAASVRVSNELGAGNPKAAYFSVWVVTGSCTIVSAILAAVILCLRNYISYLFTEGEVVSNAVADLCPLLAITLILNGIQPVLSGVAVGCGWQQFVAYVNIGCYYIIGVPLGVLLGFVFNLGVKGIWGGMLGGTCMQTAILVWVTLRTDWKKEVEEAQKRLNKWDDKKEPLLAGMRDNN; via the exons atggccggcgacggcagcgacggcggcggcgcggcgggccaCGCGCACGTGCACGGCGCGTCGGGGCGGCTGGAGAGCATCCTCTCCGACACGTCCACGCCGCTCGCCCGGCGCGCGTGGGCGGCGACCGCCATCGAGCTCGGCCTCCTGACGCGcatcgccgcgccggcggtggtgatGTACATGATAAACTACCTCATGTCCATGTCCACGCAGATCTTCTCCGGCCACCTCGGCAAcctcgagctcgccgccgcctccctcggcAACAACGGCATCCAGATGTTCGCCTACGGCCTCATG CTGGGAATGGGAAGCGCGGTGGAGACGCTGTGCGGGCAGGCGTTCGGCGCCCACAAGTATGACATGCTCGGAGTCTACCTGCAGCGCTCCGCCGTGCTCCTCACCCTCACTGGCGtcccgctcgccgtcgtctaCGCCTTCTCGGAGCCGCTCCTCGTCTTCATGGGTCAGTCGCCGGCGATCGCCCGCGCCTCCGCCATCTTCGTCTACGGCCTCATCCCGCAGATCTTCGCCTACGCCATCAACTTCCCCATCCAGAAGTTCATGCAGGCGCAGAGCATCGTCCTGCCCAGCGCCtacatctccgccgccacgctcGCCCTCCACGTCCTCCTCAGCTGGCTCGTCGTCTACAAGGTCGGCCTCGGCCTGGTCGGCGCCTCGCTCGTGCTCAGCGTCAGCTGGTGggtcatcgtcgccgcgcAGTTCGCCTACATCGTCGCCAGCCCCACCTGCCGCCACACCTGGACGGGCTTCACCTCCCAGGCCTTCGCCGGACTCTGGGACTTCCTCAAGCtctccgccgcgtccgccgtcATGCTCTGCCTCGAGTCATGGTACTTGCAGGTCCTCGTGCTcatcgccggcctcctccccaaCCCTGAGCTTGCATTGGACGCTCTATCCGTCTG CATGACGATTTCTGGCTGGGTGTTCATGATCTCGGTAGGATTCAACGCTGCTGCAAg TGTGAGAGTGAGCAATGAGCTTGGTGCGGGCAACCCCAAGGCTGCATACTTTTCGGTGTGGGTCGTCACTGGCTCATGTACAATTGTCTCTGCCATCCTTGCGGCAGTGATCCTCTGCCTCCGCAACTACATCAGCTACTTGTTCAcagagggggaggtggtgtCGAATGCGGTGGCAGATCTCTGCCCGCTCCTCGCCATCACCCTCATTCTCAATGGAATCCAACCTGTTCTGTCCG GAGTGGCTGTTGGATGTGGATGGCAACAGTTTGTAGCGTACGTGAACATTGGTTGCTACTACATCATTGGTGTTCCACTTGGAGTTCTTCTTGGGTTCGTCTTCAACCTCGGTGTAAAG GGTATCTGGGGTGGGATGCTTGGAGGAACATGCATGCAGACAGCCATTCTTGTCTGGGTCACCTTGAGAACTGATTGGAAAAAAGAG GTGGAGGAAGCACAGAAAAGATTGAACAAGTGGGATGACAAGAAGGAGCCACTTCTCGCCGGGATGAGGGACAATAACTAA